The following are encoded in a window of Cucurbita pepo subsp. pepo cultivar mu-cu-16 chromosome LG12, ASM280686v2, whole genome shotgun sequence genomic DNA:
- the LOC111807380 gene encoding alcohol dehydrogenase class-3 → MATQGQVITCKAAVAWEPNKPLVIEDVQVAPPQAGEVRVKILYTALCHTDAYTWSGKDPEGLFPCILGHEAAGIVESVGEGVTEVQPGDHVIPCYQAECRECKFCKSGKTNLCGKVRAATGVGVMMSDRQSRFSVNGKPIYHFMGTSTFSQYTVVHDVSVAKIDPTAPLDKVCLLGCGVPTGLGAVWNTAKVEPGSNVAIFGLGTVGLAVAEGAKAAGASRIIGIDIDSKKFELAKKFGANEFVNPKEHDKPIQQVIVDLTDGGVDYSFECIGNVNVMRSALECCHKGWGQSVIVGVAASGQEISTRPFQLVTGRVWKGTAFGGFKSRSQVPWLVEKYLKKEIKVDEYITHNLTLEEINKAFDLMHGGDCLRCVLSAHP, encoded by the exons ATGGCGACTCAAGGTCAAGTTATCACCTGCAAAG CGGCGGTGGCCTGGGAACCCAACAAGCCATTGGTGATCGAGGATGTTCAGGTGGCTCCGCCACAAGCCGGCGAGGTTCGAGTCAAGATCCTCTACACTGCTCTTTGTCACACTGATGCTTATACCTGGAGCGGCAAG GACCCTGAAGGTCTCTTCCCCTGTATTCTTGGTCATGAGGCTGCAGG GATAGTAGAGAGTGTTGGTGAAGGTGTGACGGAAGTTCAGCCTGGAGACCATGTAATTCCTTGCTACCAAGCAGAATGTCGAGAATGCAAGTTTTGCAAATCAGGGAAAACAAATCTTTGTGGCAAAGTCCGTGCTGCCACTGGAGTGGGAGTGATGATGTCAGATCGTCAGAGTCGTTTCTCCGTAAATGGAAAACCTATATATCACTTCATGGGCACGTCAACATTTAGTCAATACACTGTTGTTCATGATGTCAGTGTTGCAAAGATTGATCCCACGGCTCCATTGGATAAAGTATGCCTTCTTGGATGTGGTGTTCCCACAG GCCTTGGAGCTGTTTGGAACACAGCAAAAGTAGAGCCAGGGTCCAATGTGGCTATTTTTGGCCTAGGGACTGTAGGCCTTGCG GTGGCAGAAGGTGCCAAAGCCGCTGGTGCCTCACGCATAATCGGCATTGATATTGACAGCAAAAAGTTTGAACTTG CTAAGAAATTTGGAGCCAATGAATTTGTGAACCCAAAGGAACATGACAAACCTATTCAGCAGGTCATCGTTGATCTCACAGATGGTGGGGTTGACTATAGTTTCGAGTGCATAGGGAATGTCAATGTGATGAGGTCTGCTCTGGAGTGCTGCCACAAG GGCTGGGGGCAATCGGTCATTGTGGGAGTTGCAGCATCTGGCCAGGAAATATCCACAAGGCCTTTCCAGTTAGTGACTGGTCGCGTCTGGAAAGGAACAGCTTTTGGTGGGTTCAAGAGTCGTTCCCAAGTCCCTTGGCTCGTTGAAAAGTACTTGAAGAAG GAAATCAAAGTTGACGAATACATAACGCACAACTTGACCCTGGAAGAGATCAACAAAGCCTTTGATCTCATGCATGGAGGCGATTGCCTGCGCTGCGTTCTTTCGGCCCATCCCTAA
- the LOC111806791 gene encoding myosin-6-like → MASTTGLVGVGSLVWLEDSEEAWIEGEVLEVRGEEIKVLCTSGKTVAVKAANVYPKDSEVPPCGVDDMTKLAYLHEPGVLHNLKLRYDINEIYTYTGNILIAVNPFTRLPHLYDSYMMAQYKGAGFGELSPHPFAIADAAYRLMVNEKKSQSILVSGESGAGKTESTKLLMRYLAYMGGRAATEGRSVEQQVLESNPVLEAFGNAKTVRNNNSSRFGKFVEIQFDQGGRISGAAIRTYLLERSRVCQVSDPERNYHCFYMLCAGPPEDVKKYKLENPRSFHYLNQSNCYELDEIDDAKEYIATRKAMEVVGISSDEQDGIFRVVAAILHLGNIEFAKGKEADSSVPKDEKSWFHLRTAAELFMCDEKALEDSLCKRVIVTRDENITKWLDPTAAALSRDALAKIVYSRLFDWLVDKINNSIGQDPDSKFLIGVLDIYGFESFKTNSFEQFCINLTNEKLQQHFNQHVFKMEQEEYTKEEIDWSYIDFVDNQDILDLIEKKPGGIIALLDEACMFPRSTHETFAQKLYQTFKNHKRFSKPKLSRSDFTIAHYAGDVTYQTDLFLDKNKDYVVAEHQALLSASKCFFVSRLFPQLAEESSKSSKFSSIGSRFKLQLVSLLETLSATEPHYIRCVKPNNLLKPSIFENKNILQQLRCGGVMEAIRISCAGFPTRKTFDEFVDRFGLLAPEVLDGSSDEVTACKRLLEKVGLKGYQIGKTKVFLRAGQMAELDALRTEILGRSASIIQRKVRSYLARRSFVSLRRSAIHLQSACRGQLAREVFEGMRREASSLMIQRNLRMHLCRKAYKEKYSSAVSIQTGMRGMAARNELRFRRRSKAAIIIQSYCRRYLAQLHYKRLKKAAITTQSIWRGRVARKELRKLKMAARETGALQAAKNKLEKQVEELTWRLQLEKRMRADLEEAKTQENEKLQSALQDMQLQLKETKAMFEKEREAAKKAADIVPIVKEVPVLDNAAIEKISSENEKLKALVSSLEKKIDETEKKYEEANRVSEERLKQASDAETKIIQLKTAMQRLEEKFSNIESENQLLRQQTFMKTPVKKMADHLPIAAAEKLENGKHLIEDNRTDEQFVTPVKSLKRISSESEIKLSRSHFEHQQENVDALISCVMNNTGFSNGKPIAAFTIYKCLLHWKSFEAEKTSVFDRLIQMIGSAIENQDNNDHLAYWLSNTSALLFLLQRSLKAAGAPRKPPPSTSLFGRMTMGFRSSPSSNSLGSALKVVRQVDAKYPALLFKQQLTAYVEKIFGIIRDNLKKELTTLLSSCIQAPRTSKGVLRSGRSFGKDTQTNYWLSIIEHLNLLLCTLKENFVPQILIQNVFVQNFSYINVQLFNSLLLRRECCTFSNGEYVKSGLAELELWCCQAKEEYAGASWDELKHIRQAVGFLVIHQKYRISYDEITNDLCPILSVQQLYRICTLYWDDNYNTRSVSPGVISSMRVLMTEDSNNAVSSSFLLDDNSSIPFSVEDLSNSLQEKDFSGVKPADELLENPAFQFLHE, encoded by the exons ATG GCTTCTACTACCGGTCTTGTTGGAGTTGGATCGCTTGTTTGGTTGGAGGATTCTGAAGAAGCTTGGATAGAGGGTGAAGTGTTAGAAGTTCGTGGCGAAGAAATTAAGGTCCTATGCACCTCAGGGAAAACG GTTGCAGTTAAAGCAGCTAATGTCTACCCGAAAGATTCCGAAGTGCCACCTTGTGGTGTGGATGACATGACCAAGTTGGCTTACTTGCACGAACCTGGGGTGCTacacaatttaaaattgagatatgatattaatgaaatatat ACTTATACAGGGAACATATTGATTGCTGTAAACCCTTTTACGAGGTTACCCCATCTGTATGATAGCTATATGATGGCACAATATAAAGGGGCCGGATTCGGTGAGCTGAGTCCACATCCATTTGCAATTGCAGATGCTGCCTACAG ACTTATGGTCAATGAGAAAAAAAGTCAATCCATATTGGTCAGTGGTGAAAGTGGGGCTGGAAAGACGGAAAGTACAAAGTTGCTTATGCGTTATCTTGCGTATATGGGAGGGAGAGCTGCTACTGAGGGGAGGTCAGTTGAGCAGCAAGTTCTCGAG TCAAATCCTGTTTTAGAAGCATTTGGGAATGCGAAAACTGTTCGGAACAACAACTCAAG TCGTTTTGGTAAGTTTGTGGAGATCCAATTTGACCAAGGGGGAAGAATATCCGGAGCTGCTATCAGAACTTACTTGCTCGAAAGATCTCGTGTTTGTCAGGTGTCCGATCCAGAGAGAAACTATCATTGCTTCTACATGCTTTGTGCTGGACCGCCTGAG GATGTCAAGAAGTATAAATTGGAAAACCCAAGAAGTTTCCATTATCTAAATCAATCAAACTGCTATGAGTTGGATGAAATTGATGATGCCAAAGAATATATTGCAACAAGAAAAGCAATGGAAGTTGTTGGGATAAGTTCGGACGAGCAA GATGGAATATTTCGTGTTGTAGCTGCGATTCTTCATCTAGGAAACATCGAATTCGCAAAAGGGAAGGAGGCCGATTCTTCCGTTCCGAAAGATGAAAAATCTTGGTTCCATCTTAGAACCGCTGCGGAGCTTTTCAT GTGTGATGAAAAGGCCTTGGAAGACTCTCTCTGCAAACGTGTAATCGTCACTCGTGATGAGAATATCACAAAGTGGCTGGATCCAACTGCTGCAGCCCTTAGCAGAGATGCTTTGGCAAAAATTGTATACTCAAGATTGTTTGACTG GCTGGTagacaaaattaataattcgaTTGGACAGGATCCCGATTCGAAGTTCTTGATTGGAGTGCTGGATATCTATGGATTTGAGAGTTTCAAGACAAACAG TTTTGAGCAATTTTGCATCAACTTGACTAATGAAAAGCTTCAGCAGCATTTTAATCAG CATGTTTTCAAGATGGAGCAAGAAGAGTATACAAAAGAGGAAATTGATTGGAGCTatattgattttgttgataATCAAGACATCCTTGATCTCATTGAAAAG AAACCTGGTGGTATTATTGCCCTTCTGGATGAAGCATG TATGTTCCCCAGATCAACTCATGAAACATTTGCACAAAAGTTGtatcaaacattcaaaaaTCATAAACGCTTCAGCAAACCAAAATTATCCCGGAGTGACTTCACGATTGCTCATTATGCTGGTGAT gTCACCTATCAAACTGATTTGTTTCTGGACAAAAATAAAGACTATGTTGTTGCTGAACACCAAGCGCTCTTGAGCGCTTCCAAATGCTTCTTTGTGTCACGTTTGTTTCCTCAATTAGCTGAAGAATCAtccaaatcttcaaaattctcATCAATAGGTTCCCGTTTCAAG CTACAATTGGTATCACTGCTGGAAACTCTAAGTGCTACCGAGCCGCATTACATTCGATGTGTAAAGCCCAATAATCTTCTAAAGCCTTCTATCTTCGAGAATAAGAATATATTGCAACAATTACGATGTGGG GGAGTCATGGAGGCAATTAGGATAAGTTGTGCCGGTTTTCCAACGAGGAAAACATTTGACGAATTTGTTGACCGATTTGGACTCCTTGCACCTGAAGTTTTGGATGGGAG CTCTGATGAAGTGACTGCTTGCAAGAGGCTTCTAGAGAAGGTCGGACTTAAAGGATACCAG ATTGGCAAGACAAAGGTGTTTCTTAGAGCCGGTCAGATGGCTGAACTCGATGCACTCAGGACTGAGATCTTAGGGAGATCAGCAAGTATTATTCAGCGGAAAGTTCGTTCTTATCTGGCTCGTAGAAGCTTTGTATCGCTTCGGAGGTCAGCTATACATCTGCAGTCTGCATGTAGAG GACAACTCGCTCGAGAAGTATTTGAGGGCATGAGGAGAGAAGCTTCTTCTTTAATGATTCAAAGGAATTTGCGCATGCATCTCTGCAGGAAAGCTTACAAAGAAAAGTACTCGTCAGCCGTTTCTATTCAAACTGGAATGCGTGGAATGGCTGCTCGCAATGAGCTGCGCTTCAGACGGCGATCTAAAGCAGCAATTATTATCCag AGCTATTGTCGACGATATTTGGCTCAGCTGCACTATAAGAGGTTAAAGAAAGCAGCAATCACCACTCAATCGATATGGAGAGGAAGAGTTGCTCGAAAGGAACTACGGAAGCTGAAGATG GCTGCAAGGGAAACAGGAGCTCTTCAAGCTGCGAAAAATAAATTGGAAAAGCAAGTCGAAGAATTAACATGGAGACTGCAGTTGGAGAAGCGTATGAGG GCTGACTTGGAAGAAGCTAAGACCCAAGAAAATGAGAAGCTGCAATCTGCTTTGCAAGATATGCAGCTTCAgttgaaagaaacaaaagcaatgTTTGAGAAGGAACGTGAAGCTGCGAAAAAGGCGGCGGATATTGTTCCGATTGTGAAAGAGGTTCCAGTTCTTGATAATGCAGCGATTGAGAAAATTTcgagtgaaaatgaaaagctcAAG GCTTTGGTAAGTTCactggaaaagaaaattgatgaaacagagaaaaagTACGAAGAGGCGAACAGAGTTAGTGAAGAAaggttgaagcaagcatcaGACGCTGAAACAAAAATCATTCAATTAAAGACTGCTATGCAGAG GCTTGaagaaaaattctcaaatattgaATCTGAAAACCAGCTTCTTCGGCAGCAGACCTTCATGAAGACACCAGTAAAAAAAATGGCTGACCATCTTCCTATTGCAGCAGCAGAG AAATTGGAGAACGGTAAACATTTGATTGAAGATAACAGAACTGAT GAGCAATTTGTAACGCCCGTGAAATCACTGAAGAGAATTAGCTCAGAATCTGAAATTAAGTTGAGTAGATCACATTTTGAACATCAACAA GAGAATGTTGATGCTCTTATCAGTTGTGTTATGAACAACACTGGGTTTAGTAATGGGAAGCCTATAGCTGCATTTACCATTTATAAATGTCTTCTTCACTGGAAATCTTTTGAAGCGGAAAAAACAAGCGTATTTGATCGACTAATTCAGATGATCGGATCCGCAATAGAG AATCAAGATAACAATGATCATCTAGCCTATTGGTTGTCGAACACATCCGCGCTACTGTTCTTGCTTCAACGAAGCTTGAAAGCTGCCGGCGCTCCCCGAAAACCGCCACCGTCAACGTCCTTATTTGGAAGGATGACTATG GGCTTCCGTTCGTCTCCTTCTTCCAACAGTCTTGGATCTGCACTTAAGGTAGTTCGCCAAGTGGATGCTAAATATCCAGCTTTGCTATTCAAGCAGCAGCTGACAGCGTATGTCGAAAAaatattcggaattatccgaGATAACTTGAAGAAGGAGTTGACAACATTGCTTTCGTCGTGTATCCAA GCACCAAGAACATCGAAAGGAGTATTACGATCGGGACGATCATTTGGGAAAGATACTCAAACTAATTACTGGCTGAGCATCATAGAACACCTCAACTTGCTTCTCTGTacattgaaagaaaatttt GTTCCCCAAATTCTTATCCAGAATGTCTTTGTTCAAAACTTTTCGTATATTAATGTTCAACTCTTCAATAG CCTCCTTCTCCGTCGAGAATGTTGTACGTTCAGCAATGGGGAATACGTTAAGTCCGGGTTAGCCGAGTTGGAGCTCTGGTGTTGCCAGGCAAAGGAGGAG TATGCTGGTGCTTCTTGGGATGAGCTTAAACACATAAGACAAGCTGTTGGCTTCTTG GTTATACATCAGAAATACAGAATTTCCTACGATGAAATCACCAATGATCTTTGCCCt ATCCTGAGTGTCCAGCAGCTTTATAGAATATGTACGCTCTACTGGGACGACAACTACAACACTCGAAGCGTATCGCCCGGA GTAATATCCAGCATGAGAGTGCTCATGACAGAGGATTCCAACAATGCAGTTAGCAGTTCCTTCCTATTAGATGACAATTCCAG CATCCCCTTCTCGGTCGAAGACCTCTCGAACTCGCTGCAAGAGAAAGATTTCTCCGGCGTGAAGCCTGCCGACGAACTACTCGAGAACCCTGCCTTCCAATTTTTACACGAGTAA
- the LOC111806428 gene encoding pre-rRNA-processing protein TSR1 homolog, with translation MGGNRAQVNKPHKSRFSSKATRQQHKTSLTDRSKVTKNNVAKGARAARLQRSKMIREQKRAAVLQDKRALSGSKSPPRVIVLLGLSASVDLNPLAEDLLSLLSPGASSSTVASSEYKLRATVLKAPYGDLQSCMEMAKVADLIAFVVSASYYIEGSTSLYINSFGSECLSVLRSLGLPSTAVLIRDLPTDIKKRNDYKKMCISSITSEFPEDCKFYPADTKDELHKFMWLFKEQRLTVPHWRNQRPYLMSQKVDMVADNCTPGKCTLLLTGYLRARSLSVNQLVHVAGAGDFQLCKIEILKDPVPLNPRIEQDSMDTQDEEVVRLLEPSEQEPLVVENELDPLSGEQTWPTEADRAEADRSQKEKHLRKRALAHGTSDYQEAWEIGDTDDEDSDFDNESDGMILDSGYTNEVDDLNNPGLSDDDQASFELINSDQETDMDSVMMDGDNLTNEQRLDEFQKIKNAHAEDEEFPDEVDTPMDIPARKRFAKYRGLKSFRTSSWDPQESLPQDYARIFEFSNISRTQKHVLAKALEREHGNRDDCVASSSYLRLHVKEVPVGAASKLCELTKSMPITACGLLRHESKMSVLHFSIKKHDVSEVISDKVGTTEDTKKHDKNSPPIKGKEKLVFHVGFRQFVTRPIFSTDNFNSDKHKMERFLHAGRFSIASIYAPVSFAPLPLIVLRTVEGISSFAASGSLKSIDPRRIILKKIILSGYPQRVSKLKATVRYMFHNPDDVRWFKPVDVWTKCGRRGRIKEPVGTHGVMKCVLNGVLQQHDTVCMSLYKRVYPKWPEHLFPLLDA, from the exons ATGGGAGGTAATAGGGCTCAAGTCAATAAGCCCCATAAATCACGCTTCTCATCCAAGGCAACGCGACAACAGCACAAAACCTCTTTAACAG ATAGAAGCAAAGTAACAAAGAATAATGTTGCTAAGGGAGCTCGGGCTGCTCGTCTTCAGCGTAGTAAGATG ATTCGAGAGCAGAAAAGGGCGGCTGTTTTACAGGACAAAAGAGCATTAAGTGGATCAAAGAGTCCTCCCAGAGTCATA GTTCTTTTAGGACTCTCTGCATCAGTAGACCTGAATCCACTGGCTGAGGATCTTTTGTCTCTATTATCTCCTGGAGCTTCGTCATCCACAGTTGCTTCTTCAGAGTACAAGCTTCGGGCAACA GTACTGAAAGCACCCTATGGTGACTTGCAATCATGTATGGAGATGGCCAAG GTAGCTGACCTAATTGCTTTTGTGGTCTCTGCGAGCTACTATATTGAAGGAAGCACATCTCTCTACATCAATTCATTTGGAAGCGAATGCCTTTCTGTATTAAGATCTCTGGGCTTACCGAGTACTGCGGTGCTTATTCGA GACCTACCCActgatataaagaaaagaaacgattataaaaaaatgtgtatTTCTAGCATTACATCTGAATTTCCCGAGGATTGTAAGTTTTATCCTGCCGATACTAAAGATGAGTTGCACAAG TTTATGTGGCTTTTTAAGGAGCAAAGGCTCACTGTTCCTCATTGGAGAAATCAAAGGCCTTATTTGATGTCTCAAAAG GTTGATATGGTAGCTGATAATTGTACTCCAGGAAAATGTACCCTTCTTCTCACTGGTTATCTACGAGCTCGAAGTCTCTCTGTGAATCAACTG GTTCATGTCGCTGGAGCAGGAGATTTCCAGCTTTGCAAAATCGAAATTCTCAAGGATCCAGTCCCATTGAATCCAAGAATTGAACAAGATTCCATGGATACTCAGGACGAGGAG GTTGTTCGCTTGTTGGAGCCATCAGAGCAAGAGCCATTGGTTGTTGAGAATGAGCTTGATCCTCTGTCTGGTGAACAG ACTTGGCCGACTGAGGCAGACAGAGCTGAGGCAGATAGAAGTCAGAAAGAAAAGCATCTGAGGAAAAGAGCACTTGCTCATGGCACTTCTGACTATCAG GAAGCCTGGGAGATAGGTGACACAGATGATGAGGATTCTGATTTTGACAATGAATctgatggtatgatattagaCAGTGGTTATACAAATGAAGTGGATGACCTTAATAATCCAGGCCTCAGTGATGATGATCAAGCATCTTTTGAGTTAATAAATTCTGATCAGGAGACGGATATGGATTCTGTGATGATG GATGGTGATAACTTGACCAACGAACAAAGATTGGATGAgtttcaaaagataaaaaatgcTCACGCTGAAGATGAAG AATTCCCAGATGAAGTGGATACACCTATGGATATCCCTGCCAGAAAGCGCTTTGCAAAGTATAGAGGTCTTAAATCCTTTAGGACATCCTCATGGGACCCCCAA GAAAGTTTGCCTCAAGACTATGCAAGAATTTTTGAATTCAGTAACATATCCAGAACACAAAAGCACGTTCTAGCTAAAGCTTTAGAAAGAGAGCATGGGAACAGAGATGATTGTGTGGCATCATCCTCCTATTTAAGGTTGCATGTGAAGGAAGTGCCTGTTGGTGCTGCTTCCAAATTGTGCGAGTTAACGAAGTCAATGCCAATTACTGCTTGTGGACTTCTGCGACATGAATCCAAGATGTCTGTCCTCCATTTCAG CATCAAGAAACACGATGTCTCTGAAGTGATATCCGATAAAGTTGGGACTACTGAGGACACCAAGAAGCATGATAAGAATTCTCCTCCaatcaaaggaaaagaaaaattggtgTTTCATGTTGGGTTTCGGCAGTTTGTTACAAG GCCAATATTTTCAACCGACAACTTCAATTCGGACAAGCACAAGATGGAGAGATTTCTTCATGCTGGAAGATTTTCTATTGCTTCTATTTATGCTCCTGTTTCATTTGCACCCCTTCCTTTGATAGTTCTTAGGACTGTTGAAGGAATCTCTTCATTTGCCGCTTCTGGTTCATTAAAGAGCATCGACCCCAGAcggataattttgaaaaaaattattttatctgG TTATCCTCAACGAGtatcaaaattgaaagctACTGTGAGATACATGTTTCATAATCCCGATGACGTGAGATGGTTCAAG CCTGTGGATGTGTGGACGAAGTGTGGCAGACGTGGTCGCATCAAGGAACCTGTCGGTACACACG GTGTAATGAAGTGTGTTCTGAATGGAGTTTTACAGCAACATGACACAGTTTGCATGAGCTTATACAAGCGTGTTTATCCCAAATGGCCTGAGCATCTTTTCCCTCTCCTTGATGCTTGA
- the LOC111807730 gene encoding probable indole-3-pyruvate monooxygenase YUCCA8 yields MENLFRLADHDDFFSRRCIWVNGPVIVGAGPSGLATAACLREQGVPFVVLERAECIASLWQKRTYDRLKLHLPKQFCQLPKLPFPEDFPEYPTKKQFIEYLESYAKHFEINPQFNECVQSARYDETSGLWRVKTVSTAGSTRNEVEYICRWLVVATGENAERVMPDIEGLSEFCGDVSHACEYKSGEKFTGKKVVVVGCGNSGMEVSLDLCNHNASPSMVVRSSVHVLPREVLGKSTFELAVLMMKWLPLWLVDKLLLVLAWLILGNIENYGLKRPSMGPLQLKNVVGKTPVLDIGALEKIKSGDIKVVPGIKRFTRNQVELVNGEKLDVDSVVLATGYRSNVPSWLQEGEFFSKNGFPKAASPHAWKGNAGLYAVGFSRRGLSGASSDAMKIAEDIGSVWKAETKQQKKRSTACHRRCISQF; encoded by the exons ATGGAGAACTTGTTTCGTCTTGCTGATCACGATGACTTCTTCTCTCGTCGATGCATCTGGGTTAACGGTCCGGTGATCGTTGGAGCTGGACCGTCTGGACTGGCCACAGCTGCTTGTCTTAGAGAACAAGGGGTGCCTTTTGTAGTCCTTGAACGAGCTGAATGCATAGCTTCTCTGTGGCAAAAGCGCACCTATGATAGGCTTAAGCTTCACCTTCCAAAGCAATTCTGCCAGCTCCCTAAACTCCCTTTCCCTGAAGACTTCCCTGAATACCCAACCAAGAAACAGTTCATTGAGTACCTTGAATCATACGCCAAGCATTTTGAGATCAACCCACAATTCAATGAGTGTGTTCAATCAGCAAGGTATGATGAAACCAGTGGCCTGTGGCGCGTCAAAACTGTTTCGACTGCTGGGTCGACGCGCAATGAGGTCGAGTACATTTGCCGATGGCTCGTCGTGGCCACCGGCGAGAATGCTGAACGTGTAATGCCCGACATCGAAGGATTAAGCGAGTTTTGCGGTGATGTCTCGCACGCTTGTGAATACAAGTCTGGAGAGAAGTTCACCGGAAAGAAAGTGGTGGTAGTTGGCTGTGGCAACTCAGGCATGGAAGTTTCTCTAGACTTGTGCAACCACAATGCCTCACCTTCAATGGTGGTGCGAAGCTCG GTCCATGTCTTACCAAGAGAGGTTCTTGGAAAATCAACATTTGAACTAGCTgttttgatgatgaaatgGCTACCCCTCTGGCTGGTTGACAAGCTCTTGTTGGTCCTGGCATGGCTGATTCTCGGAAACATTGAAAATTACGGCCTCAAACGGCCATCAATGGGGCCATTGCAGCTCAAAAACGTGGTGGGGAAGACCCCTGTTCTTGACATTGGAGCACTGGAGAAAATCAAATCCGGTGACATCAAAGTAGTTCCTGGAATCAAACGGTTCACTCGCAACCAAGTAGAGCTCGTCAATGGCGAAAAGCTCGATGTAGATTCAGTAGTTTTGGCTACTGGGTACCGCAGCAATGTCCCCTCTTGGCTTCAG GAAGGCGAATTCTTCTCGAAAAACGGATTCCCAAAAGCAGCATCGCCACATGCATGGAAGGGAAATGCAGGGCTATACGCAGTCGGGTTCTCGAGAAGAGGGCTATCGGGGGCTTCGTCGGACGCCATGAAAATAGCTGAAGACATCGGCAGTGTCTGGAAGGCGGAGACAAAGCAACAGAAGAAGAGAAGCACGGCATGCCATAGACGATGCATTTCCCAGTTCTGA